A window of Pectobacterium carotovorum genomic DNA:
TGAGTCCGATTTGCAGGATGCAGAGCCAGATTTCCGCGGTATGAACATGGTCGGCTATGATGCGATGGCGCTCGGCAACCATGAATTTGATAATCCGCTGTCTGTCCTGCGTCAGCAGGAGAAATGGGCGAAATTCCCGCTGTTATCAGCCAATATCTACCAAAAAAGCACCAATCAGCGCTTATTTAAGCCTTATGCCTTGTTCGACAAGCAAGGTGTGAAAATCGCGGTTATCGGCCTGACAACAGACGATACGGCCAAATTAGGCAATCCTGAGTATTTTACTGATATCGAATTCCGTAATCCTTCGACAGAAGCGAAGCAGGTTGTTGAGCAATTGCGGAAGAGCGAAAAACCGGATGTGATTATTGCCGCGACGCACATGGGGCACTATGACGACGGTAATCACGGTTCTAATGCGCCGGGTGATGTGGAAATGGCACGTAGCCTGCCTGCTGGATATCTGGACATGATTGTCGGCGGCCACTCGCAGGATCCGGTCTGTATGGCGCAGGAAAATAAAAAGCAGGTGGATTATGTGCCGGGCACACCTTGTGCACCCGATCGTCAGAACGGTACCTGGATTGTTCAGGCACATGAGTGGGGTAAATATGTTGGTCGTGCTGATTTCACATTCCGCAATGGTGAATTGAAACTTGAGCATTACCAGCTGATTCCGATCAACCTGAAGAAAAAGGTAGAGAAAGACGGCAAAACCGAACGTGTTTTCTATACGCATGAAATTACGCAGGATTCTGACGTTATGAAAATGCTGACGCCGTTCCAGGAAAAAGGGCAGGCGCAGCTGGGCATCAAGATCGGTAGCGTGAAAGGCAAGCTAGAAGGCGATCGCAATCAGGTGCGTTTCCGTCAGACCAATCTGGCGCACGTACTGCTGTCTGCACAGCTTGAGCGTGCAGAGGCTGATTTTGCCATCATGAGTGGCGGCGGTGTACGCGACTCGATTGAATCAGGTGATATCACCTATAAAGATGTGCTGAAGGTTCAGCCGTTTGCCAACACGCTGGTTTATGTGAATATGAAAGGCAGCGACGTCGAGAAATATCTGGCCGTAGCCGCCAATAAAAAGGTGGATTCCGGTGCCTATGCGCAATTCCTCAACGTCAGCCTGACGGCAGACGGGCAGGGCGTGCAGAATGTGAAGATCAAAGGCGAGCCGTTGCAGGCCGATAAAGTTTATCGCATGGCAACGCTGAACTTTAATGCGATGGGCGGGGATGGTTACCCGCGCCTTGATAACCTACCGGGCTATGTGAACACGGGTTTTGTTGATGCTGAAGTGTTGAAACAATACATCGAGAAGCACTCTCCGTTGGATGCAGAATCCTACGCGCCGAAGGGTGAAATTGTTTATAAGTAGCTAATAATTATGGCGGTTTTTGTCTCTTTTCTGGTGGCGAAAACCGCTGTTTCTTAGGACGTAGACTGTTAAGGGGGGGGGGGACACATTTAAACCCTCAATAGCTCCAATAGAATGAATGTAATTTTCTGATTTAATTGATTAAATAATTTTATGTTTAGTAAAGCGCTTTAAAATAACCGATCTGCTAAATACACGATACTCCTGATGCACCCTCACTAACGGAGTAGTCGGTCTATGAAAAACGTAAATATTGAAATCAACGTCTGCGGCAGCACGGGAAAATCAACATGTGCTGTTAATCCCCCAATTCAGATCAATCCTCACACCTGCTGTCATGTGGATACGGATAATCAGTGCGAACCGCAATCTGGTGTGTCCGGAGTTTCCTCTGTATTCGGGCGTACGGGTGTCGTGACCGCTCAAGCCGGTGACTATACGGCCGATCAGATTACCGAAACGGCTACCAGAACCTTTGCCACGCCGGATGAAAAAGCGATCTGGAATGCAAAGCAGGATGCATTACTCTCAGGAGCCACTATTCGCACGCTCTTTGGGGAATCTCTGCTGGGTAGTGGTGATATTTCACCTACGCCGGCACAAATGGGCGCTGCGGCTGTGGGGCACACGCATACCACATCAGAGATTACGGACTATACACAGAAAACGAAGCAGCTCATTCATTCTTCGCTGGAAGCTGGGATGGGTGTGACGCTGAGTTATAACCCAGTGAATGAGAAAACCATTATCAGTGCAACTGGCGGTGGTTCCGGCGGCGGTTCGGGTTATATCGTCGCCGATCGTCAGGGCGCAACGGCAGGGCAAAACCACGCGTTCAGCATCCGCCCACAAAATGCGTTTAATCTCGCGGCGTATGCGCTGAAAGAAGTCGCTGGCGTAGTGAATCAGACCTATGTTGTTGACGATTTCGGCGTGTCTAGCGAAGATAACTACAACGTAACTCATGCTACTGTATTTGATAACACATTACGTCCCTATGTCGGAAAGTTATATAACTTGGCGCAATCCGGTAATTTTTATTCGTCACCAATCAAATCAGACGGTGAAAGCATTGAAATTGATGCTGTTAATAAAACGCTGATTCCTGCGATGACAGCAAATAATAGTTCAGTTGGCTACACGGTTGACGCATCGTCCGAATATTCATCGCAATACGCAGCGTGGACAGCATTCAACGGAACGTTAAATCGATACTGGGCATCCAAAACTGTACCAACAGTGGCTAACCCACATTGGTTGCGTATTACTATGGCAACTCCTGTATTGATTGATACATACAGAATAACAAACGAAAACCTGAATCCTGGGCCACTCAGCCCGAAATCATGGATGTTTCAGGGGAGTAATGATGGTACAACGTGGAATACGTTACATACGGTATCTAATGATACTCGTGATGCGAGGGGGGCGGTTCGAGAATATACGTTCACCAATAACACGCCGTATTCATCATTCCGTATTTTAATAACCGAGCAAAATGCTGGCCCGCATGTCCAAATTGGGGAGCTTGAAATATTCCGCAGTGAGCGACTGTTGATTAACGGCAGTGATGGTAAGTGGTATTCAGCGAACAATGGGATATTAACATCGGTTCCAGCACCATCTGTGGCGGCAGATTTTTATGAGACTGGTTTTTTGTCATCTGGCGTAATACCTGAATTATCATTGTCAGGAATACAGCCAGTAACGATTTTTTCATCAAAAAATATTGATGCAAAAGTGCTATATACACCGCATCCTCAAATTGCAATACAGAAAGCCCTATCGAGCGCGGCGTTATGGTCACAAATCAATTCCGCCACGCTAACCGCCACGCAGACGGGTAATGGCAAAGTGCGTGTCGCCGTGACGCGGGATTTAGTGAACTGGCACGTCTTGCGGAACGGGGCGTGGATTGATGTAGGGGCGCTGTCAGCTGATACCGCAGGTGCAACGAAACTGATTGCTGACGGCATGACACCCGCAGAGTTTGGCGGCATTACGGCGGCACAGTGGACGCAGTTGTTTTCATCCAATAACGGCGTACCGGATTCACTCGCGTTTGCGTTTGCACTTGATATCACCAA
This region includes:
- a CDS encoding discoidin domain-containing protein, whose translation is MKNVNIEINVCGSTGKSTCAVNPPIQINPHTCCHVDTDNQCEPQSGVSGVSSVFGRTGVVTAQAGDYTADQITETATRTFATPDEKAIWNAKQDALLSGATIRTLFGESLLGSGDISPTPAQMGAAAVGHTHTTSEITDYTQKTKQLIHSSLEAGMGVTLSYNPVNEKTIISATGGGSGGGSGYIVADRQGATAGQNHAFSIRPQNAFNLAAYALKEVAGVVNQTYVVDDFGVSSEDNYNVTHATVFDNTLRPYVGKLYNLAQSGNFYSSPIKSDGESIEIDAVNKTLIPAMTANNSSVGYTVDASSEYSSQYAAWTAFNGTLNRYWASKTVPTVANPHWLRITMATPVLIDTYRITNENLNPGPLSPKSWMFQGSNDGTTWNTLHTVSNDTRDARGAVREYTFTNNTPYSSFRILITEQNAGPHVQIGELEIFRSERLLINGSDGKWYSANNGILTSVPAPSVAADFYETGFLSSGVIPELSLSGIQPVTIFSSKNIDAKVLYTPHPQIAIQKALSSAALWSQINSATLTATQTGNGKVRVAVTRDLVNWHVLRNGAWIDVGALSADTAGATKLIADGMTPAEFGGITAAQWTQLFSSNNGVPDSLAFAFALDITNPETDVATIDRLVLNVNDASSWKVQSPAEVEIRWRTDSVTFRTVTAGNYKLAYQVP
- a CDS encoding bifunctional UDP-sugar hydrolase/5'-nucleotidase, translated to MRFSVKALGCAMAVSLALTPVMSMAWEKDKTYAITILHTNDHHGHFWYNDHGEYGLAAQKTLVDQIRQEVASKGGSVLLLSGGDINTGVPESDLQDAEPDFRGMNMVGYDAMALGNHEFDNPLSVLRQQEKWAKFPLLSANIYQKSTNQRLFKPYALFDKQGVKIAVIGLTTDDTAKLGNPEYFTDIEFRNPSTEAKQVVEQLRKSEKPDVIIAATHMGHYDDGNHGSNAPGDVEMARSLPAGYLDMIVGGHSQDPVCMAQENKKQVDYVPGTPCAPDRQNGTWIVQAHEWGKYVGRADFTFRNGELKLEHYQLIPINLKKKVEKDGKTERVFYTHEITQDSDVMKMLTPFQEKGQAQLGIKIGSVKGKLEGDRNQVRFRQTNLAHVLLSAQLERAEADFAIMSGGGVRDSIESGDITYKDVLKVQPFANTLVYVNMKGSDVEKYLAVAANKKVDSGAYAQFLNVSLTADGQGVQNVKIKGEPLQADKVYRMATLNFNAMGGDGYPRLDNLPGYVNTGFVDAEVLKQYIEKHSPLDAESYAPKGEIVYK